In Mycolicibacterium lutetiense, the sequence CTGCTGGAAGCCAGTGGGCTGGCCCACAATCCGCGTTTCGGCGCACGTCAGGCCATTCCGAACCTGCGTGCGCTGTAGGCCGGTGATTGCCCGGCGCGAATGTCGGGTATCCGGGGTGCGACCGAACGTGAACCGAAAGGAGCCGTTATGACCGCGTTCACCATTCCCGGCCTGACCGACAAGCAGGGGGCCGAGGTGGCCAAGCTGCTGCAGATGCAGCTCAGCACCTACAACGACCTGCATCTGACGCTGAAGCACGTGCACTGGAACGTCGTCGGCCCGAACTTCATCGGGGTTCACGAGATGATCGACCCGCAGGTTGAGTTGGTCCGCGGCTACGCCGACGAGGCCGCCGAGCGGATTGCTGCGCTGGGTCAGTCGCCGAAGGGAACCCCGGGTGCCATTCTCTCCGACCGCACCTGGGACGACTACTCGGTCGGACGTGACAACGTGCAAGCCCACCTTGCGGCACTCGACCTCGTCTACAACGGGGTGGTCGAGGACACCCGCAAGGCGATCGACCGGCTGGAGAAACTCGACCTGGTGTCTCAGGACATGCTCATCGAGCATGCCGCCCAACTCGAGAAGTTCCAATGGTTCGTCCGGGCACATCTGGAAAGTGCCGGAGGCACCCTGGTCCACGACGGGTCACCCACCGAGCGCGGCGCGGCCGGAAAGGCGCGGCGCAAGAGCGCATAGGTCTGCCGGCCTT encodes:
- a CDS encoding Dps family protein yields the protein MTAFTIPGLTDKQGAEVAKLLQMQLSTYNDLHLTLKHVHWNVVGPNFIGVHEMIDPQVELVRGYADEAAERIAALGQSPKGTPGAILSDRTWDDYSVGRDNVQAHLAALDLVYNGVVEDTRKAIDRLEKLDLVSQDMLIEHAAQLEKFQWFVRAHLESAGGTLVHDGSPTERGAAGKARRKSA